TTCGATAAAAACGATTAAATATGAAGGGAAGATGCTCTGCGTCAATTCCCGGACCGGTATCGGCAACTGTAACGCGCAGCATGTCAGCAGAGCCGGTGTGCACTGGGACGTATTCGACGGTAATTGTGACCGAGCCTCCTGGGCGGGTATAGCGTACGGCATTGATTACGAGATTCATAAATACCTGCGTCATCCTATTCGGATCGATAAGGATTGTGGGAGAGAGGGTCTCCATATCCAGTTCAATCTGAATTTGTTTGCTTTGGGCGTCACCCGAAACCCTGTCGATAACCCGCTGCAGCAGGGGCGAGACATTGGTGGGCTTCCGCTCAATCGACAGCTTCTTGGCCTCGGCGAGTGAAAGCTGATACAGATCATCGACAAGACGGGTCAAGCGGATCAACTCATCCTGCAGCGGCAGCAGCATTTCCGGATCGATGGAGCGGCCGCTCTGCTGCACGAGATCCAGCTTCCCGCGAAGGATCGTGATCGGCGTTCTAAGCTCATGGGCGACGTCCGCGACAAAATTGCGCCTAACGTCCTCAGCCCGCTGCAGCTGCTGGGACATATCGTTGAATGCCCGGGCAACAGTAGCATATTCATCCTTGCTTATAATTGGAGCTTGAATCCCGAACTCGCCTTTACCCAGGCTCTTAATGGCCGGAATAAGCAGTCGGATTGGTTTTGTCAGCCGTTTGGACAACCAGTAGGCAGCAAGGAGAGAGAGAATAGTGAACACGATGCTGCTTGCCAAGAGTAGAACCGACACCGAACTTCCGATGCCCAGCTGAATGATTGACAAGTTGGCCACTTCCGGGTCGTGATAATACATTAGAGCGATAGTCTTACCATTTAATTGAAGAGGGGTTCGAATTCCCAGTTTTGTGATTTGTTCCACGTCGGCGGTTCCTCTTTGGTACAGTGGCTTTTGTTCGGTAGACATCAGCAGATAACTTGTGTCCGCAGGACTCTCATGGTCTCTCTTTTTTATTGCCGGTGCCTGCTGTACATTCTCCCATGTACCTCCGCTCTTCCTGTAATAGTCTGTAAAAAGCTTGGATAAACTATCGATCTCGTAAGTTCTGTCCGCAATCCGTATGTGCTCAAGCGTTGCTTTCACTACAAATTGCGTCAACAGTATGAATACCACGCTCATTGCAACGATAATTGCTGCCATTGCTAGAAACAGCTTGCGCCGGATTGTCATGGCCGGTCTCCGAAGCGGTAGCCGAATCCGTAGCCGGTTTGGATAAAAACCGGGCTGGCGGGGTCGTCTTCGATTTTTTTTCGAATCTTGCTGATATGGGCGTCAACCGTTCGCTCGTCATTCAAGATGTCGTCCTCCAGTGCTGCTTGCAGAAGCTGGAGCCGGCTGTAGACAATCCCCGGTTTGGCTGCCATAGTGAGCAGTATTTTGAACTCTGTAGGCGTCAGTTGGAGTGCTTCTCCTCTTTTCCATACTCGGCATTGCACTTCTGAAATTGACAGCTCACCGCGTTCGAGCGTTTGTAAAGCTAGCTCGCTTCCTTCCATCCGCCGCAGCAGGGATCGGATCCGTGCCACGAGCTCCCGCATTGAAAAGGGTTTAGCCAAATAATCGTCGGCGCCGACCTCAAGCCCTATGATCTTGTCGGTTTCTTCGGCTCAGGCCGTAACCATAATAATACCTACACGGCTATTCCTGCGCAGCTCCCGGCATACGTCGAGGCCGTTCATCTCAGGCAGCATCCAGTCGAGCACAATGAGTGAAGGTTTAAACTCCGCAGCCTTCCGCAAAGCTTCATTGCCCGTTTTAGCGGTAACGATCTCGTATCCTTCCTGGCGTAAGAAAGGCGCCATGAACTCCAGCACCTTCTCCTCGTCATCCACCAGCAGCAATGTATGCTTCATTTCCTTCACCTACCTTGGTTTAGCAGCTTTATTACATACATTATACATACTCATATCGCCCGATTGGGAAAATTCACGGGAATCGCAACGGAACATCACAAGTTCACAACATCTTGTTGTTAGTATGGTCTTATCTTTAAAAACCAAAGAATAAGGATGATTTCAGATGACAGATTTCCGATCAAACCAAGTGGCCCGATTATCGGGTTTTATCTTTCTGGGCCTCTCTTGGCTGCTGGTTGCTTGCATTATTATACAGACATTCATCGCAGGCATGGCAATCTTTAGTGATGCGGCCCAGTGGAGCAGTCATGTCAGTTTTGTGCATTTGTTTGAGTTTTTGCCGATCCTGATGCTTATTTTTGCTTTCGCCGGCCGTTTACCGAGAGTGCTGGGCTGGCAGACGTTTGCCTTATTCTTACTGCTCTTTTCCCAATATTTTACGGCTAATCTGCCTGGGGCGGGGGCGTTTCACCCGGTGATCGCCCTGGTTCTGTTCTGGCTCTCCTTCAGGGTCGCCGGGCAGACAGCGCGCTTGAACTCCGGCTTGGGAAAGGAAGAAGTAAATTGAAGCCATTCATTTACCGCTTTAACCGCATATTTCTGCTGCCGCTAATGCTGGTAATCTGCATATCACTCACAGCCTGCGGCGGGTCGATTCAGGGGAAGGTTCCGAGCGAGATCGACATGGGGGCTGCGAATCCCTCACATGAAAGCCATGGCGGTCATGGCAGTGCTTCGGAAGGGCACCAAATCCTGCGCGGATATGACGGAGCAGCCGTCAAGCGGGCCTGTCCGCACGTTTGAACTGAAGGCAGCCAAGACCTCGCTTGTACTGACCGGCGGAAAAAAGAGCAAAGCATGGACCTATAACGGCTTCACCCCAGGACCGGAGCTGCGGGTGCGGGAAGGGGATCGTGTTATTGTAAATCTGGTTAATGAGAACATCGATAAGGGAGTAACGATTCATTGGCACGGCGTCGTCCTTCCTTGCTCACAGGATGGTGTGCCGGGTGTAACCCAGAATGCCGTATGGCCTGGCGAACAATTTACTTATGAATTTATCGCCGGTCACCCGGGAACGTATTGGTATCATTCCCATCAGCAAAGCTCCCAGCAGGCGAAGATGGGACTAATCGGACGGTTAATCGTCGAACCGAAGGGGGAAACGTTCCGTTATGACCGCGATTATGCCGTGACCCTTCTAGAGTTGAACGATAAGCACAAGTTAACCAACGGTGTTTTGGGTGGACTGAACTTAAGCGCCAGACCGGGGGAAACCGTACGTCTGCGGCTGATCAACGCTTATAATCTCGTTCAGTGGATGAGTGTGGCAGGTGCAGATTATAAAGTTATATCGATCGATGGGCAGGATTTAAACGGTCCCGGCTTGATCCGCGGCGAATGGATTCCAATTGGAGGCGGGCAAAGGTATGATTTGCTGTTTACGATGCCGGAAAGCGGTCAGGTAAGGGTGTACAGTAAGACGGAGAAAAATTGGAGCATTGCACTTGGAGAAGGTGAGGTACCGGAGGATGTGGATAAAGACGCAAAGGCGTTTGATTTTACAGCCTACGGAACGCCTAAGGACGATGGAATATCACCTCAGATGAAATTTGACCGGGAATACGATATGGTGCTTGGTCCGATAACCATTAACGGAAAAACCGGCCATCACATTCCGCCGCTCATGGTGAAGGAAGGGGAATGGATTAAAGTACGGCTCAAGCACGAATTAGGGTCCGAGCATCCGATGCATTTACATGGACATCTGTTTAAAGTATTGACGAAAAGCGGAAAGCCGCTGACCGGAAGCCCCATTTACGCGGACAGCATTTTGCTTTTCAAAGGCGATGAATATGAAATTGCCTTTCATGCGAATAACCCCGGCTTATGGATGACTCATTGTCACAATCTGGGACACGCTGCCGCAGGGATGACGATGATGGTCAATTATGAAGGAGTTTACACGCCTTACCGGGTCGGAACCAAGTCGGGAAATATCCCGGATTAATATATATTCCAGAAAGGAGAATGTGTGAAATGAAAACAATAAGCCAAACCGTGCTTGCCATTATCGGGGGATTTCTTGGGGGATTTGTTTTGTTCGAGCTGATTGTAAGAACGGCGCTTCGCACGTTGGACAGTGTTCCGATTGCCTTAATCGGGACATTGTCCATGGTAATACCCTTTATGGGTGCCGTTATAGCAGTATGGCTTATTCGCAGGAGGCGACGTTCATAACATTTTCCACCATGATTATGATTTCGAACGTCTGTGAACATGGGTACTCCCGCCCACCACATTGGCAGGCTGCGTCTTGTTGTACAGCCAATACTGCGGGGTATCGGTCACGTTCGCAATGTGAATCTGGAACTCTTTGTTCGGCAGCTGGCTGGAACGGATCAGCACCCGGTTTCCATCGACGGTGACCGCCTCAGAAGGGAGAGCGAACCTCTGCCCGTCTGTCAGGACGATAAAGCTGTTTGGCAGGTGAGCGGAAGCCGGATCGATCCTTTTCTGGAACGAAATGATGGCGCTCTCCTTATCGGGACGTTGAATGGCCGTCGGAAAGGGGGCTTCGGTATACATGTAACTGCCGAGATGGTACTCGTAAGCCGTCCACGTGGAGAAGCCCATTTCTTGAGCGGTCCTATGAAATTGCCGGAGCCAGCTTCGGTCCTTCACCATCGAGAGGCGGGAGCCAATATCGGCTTGGACGCCCAGCGGCAGATCAGGATGAACGGATCGTATTTGGTCAATGAAATTCTGATAATTGCGGATATAGCTGCCCGGCAGCACCCCCTGCGGCTTCATCCAATCCGGCCAGTGCGTCTGCAGAATGTGAAGGTCGGGATCAACTGCGCTGATCATTCGGGCTGCATCGAGACCTTGATATTCCCTCAGCCGATGAACCGAATCGAGACCGGCGTCGACGGCGAGAGACCAAGTCGCTACGAGAATATCCTTCCGCGAATCCCGTACCCCGCCATATCCGTTAATCAATTCAGCGAGAAAGCCATTAACCGCTTGGACGCGGAAATCGACCCATTGCTCATACAGCTCCGGATTTTTTAAATAGTAATCCGATGCGGCAGGATCGGTAAAGTTCGGCATTAACCTGCCGGTTGCTTGCAGGAACGCCTCTTGAGCGAGCGGTCCGACATCCCCGTAGACACCGCTGTCGATGCCGTCCCATTCCGGTAAATAGGGCTCAGCCACCTCGATGCCATCGAACGGGTATTCCATTACAAGCCGGACAAGCGCTTGTTTCTTCCAGGTTCGATATCCTTTGCTGAAAGGGGAGAAACGATAATAGCCGTCATTAACGGGCTTGAGCAGCTTCATCTGCCATCCGGGCCACTCGGCCGGGAATTGTTCGACCGAATAGGAGCCGTTGCCCAGCACAGTCGCCCACACGGCGACACCGCGCTCATGGAAGGCGTCTATAAGCGCACGGTCCACGATATTTTCATTTACGACGAAATAACGGACTGAAGTGTAGCCGTTCTGCAGGATTTCATCCGCGATGCTTTCCGGAGAACGGTTCCGGTAATACAAGAAACCGGGGTCGATCTGGATAGTCGGGCCGTAAAGAGCCGCCTTATTCCGTTTCATGGTCATTTCCTCGCATTCTTCATCAGAGTATAAACCTATCTTATGCGTATTAACTGTTTCTGTATGAAGGCCGCGCCCGCCGCTTATCTGGATAAACGATGAGGGCAAATTGATCGATAACGGAACTCATGAATTGCTTAAACGAGCGGTAGAAACTCTGGTGGAAGCGATCCGAGCCAAATGATGTGTTGCATCATCGCGGCACTAAACAGTTATACTGAAACATTACCTTGCCCCTCTGAATCCCGGTTCTTAAACTAAGAATGAAACTAGTGGAAAATCGTTACGAGACGGCAATCATGTATGCCGTAAGCCGTAGATGGACATCTGTTCATCTACGGTTTTTGCCGTTTATACCGATGCTTAATCACATTAAGGAAAGGACGATGACCGAATGAAACCGGAGCAATGCTACACGATATGGTTTTCACAGAGAACGGGAAGCACTTTGCTGAATACAGCACTTGCATCAACGGGGGTAGCGGGGAATCCTGGAGAATGGCTGCATGGGAAAGACCCCAAGAGGATGACGCGGGAGGATTTGGAACAGATGTGGAAGGAGGGAGCTTCGCCAAGCGGCATTTTCGGACTGAAAACAAGCTTTAATGCCGAATGGCTTTCCGCATTTCGAAACATCTTCCAATTACCGCAGACGGCCACGAGACCGAGCATCTGGCGTGCAGCTTTTCCGAACTGCAATAAACATATCTATATGACCCGAAGAAATAAGGTCCGATTGGCCGTATCCTGGTGGAGAGCGATCGTATCGGGAGAGTGGCATCGGCGTTATGGGGAAAAGCCGCAGGAGCACGATATTGCAGGCCAATATAATTTCGACGCGATCAACCATTTGTACATTGAATGCTCATTAAGGGAAGCCGCGCTGGAGGACTTTTTCTCGGAAGAAGGCATTGTGCCGCTTACGATCGTCTATGAGGATTTCATTCTCGAATATGAAGCGACGGTACTAAGAGTATTGGAATTTCTTAATATCAAGACCGATTCCGTTAAAGTCGCGCCGCCGGCTTTAGATAAGTTAGCAGATGACATCGCCGAGCAGTGGGTGCAGCGCTACCGTCAAGAGCGCCAAGCCGGCTGGGAAAGACTGGCCTGGTGATCGCGCGGCACCAATCCGTTTTGCATATGGAAGAAATGTACGCGGAGAATGGTTCGTTTTGGATAGATGAATCCAAAGAAGAAGGAGACAGACTCTCAATACAGCAGCTTGAAGAGCTGTGTAATTGGCAATCAAACCCCTTGGCGGCACTTCCTCAATGGTTATCGATACTCGCTGGAAAGATAACTACCGATCCCTAAGCTCTTACTATACATCCCTGAGCCGCGCACAATCAATCGACAATGGGCATAAGTTAGGATATCTCAGCTATCAAGAAGGACGGGATATGATGAAGCC
This is a stretch of genomic DNA from Paenibacillus sp. sptzw28. It encodes these proteins:
- a CDS encoding Stf0 family sulfotransferase; translated protein: MKPEQCYTIWFSQRTGSTLLNTALASTGVAGNPGEWLHGKDPKRMTREDLEQMWKEGASPSGIFGLKTSFNAEWLSAFRNIFQLPQTATRPSIWRAAFPNCNKHIYMTRRNKVRLAVSWWRAIVSGEWHRRYGEKPQEHDIAGQYNFDAINHLYIECSLREAALEDFFSEEGIVPLTIVYEDFILEYEATVLRVLEFLNIKTDSVKVAPPALDKLADDIAEQWVQRYRQERQAGWERLAW
- a CDS encoding DUF6220 domain-containing protein, with the protein product MTDFRSNQVARLSGFIFLGLSWLLVACIIIQTFIAGMAIFSDAAQWSSHVSFVHLFEFLPILMLIFAFAGRLPRVLGWQTFALFLLLFSQYFTANLPGAGAFHPVIALVLFWLSFRVAGQTARLNSGLGKEEVN
- a CDS encoding N-acyl-D-glucosamine 2-epimerase, with product MKRNKAALYGPTIQIDPGFLYYRNRSPESIADEILQNGYTSVRYFVVNENIVDRALIDAFHERGVAVWATVLGNGSYSVEQFPAEWPGWQMKLLKPVNDGYYRFSPFSKGYRTWKKQALVRLVMEYPFDGIEVAEPYLPEWDGIDSGVYGDVGPLAQEAFLQATGRLMPNFTDPAASDYYLKNPELYEQWVDFRVQAVNGFLAELINGYGGVRDSRKDILVATWSLAVDAGLDSVHRLREYQGLDAARMISAVDPDLHILQTHWPDWMKPQGVLPGSYIRNYQNFIDQIRSVHPDLPLGVQADIGSRLSMVKDRSWLRQFHRTAQEMGFSTWTAYEYHLGSYMYTEAPFPTAIQRPDKESAIISFQKRIDPASAHLPNSFIVLTDGQRFALPSEAVTVDGNRVLIRSSQLPNKEFQIHIANVTDTPQYWLYNKTQPANVVGGSTHVHRRSKS
- a CDS encoding multicopper oxidase family protein, translating into MTEQPSSGPVRTFELKAAKTSLVLTGGKKSKAWTYNGFTPGPELRVREGDRVIVNLVNENIDKGVTIHWHGVVLPCSQDGVPGVTQNAVWPGEQFTYEFIAGHPGTYWYHSHQQSSQQAKMGLIGRLIVEPKGETFRYDRDYAVTLLELNDKHKLTNGVLGGLNLSARPGETVRLRLINAYNLVQWMSVAGADYKVISIDGQDLNGPGLIRGEWIPIGGGQRYDLLFTMPESGQVRVYSKTEKNWSIALGEGEVPEDVDKDAKAFDFTAYGTPKDDGISPQMKFDREYDMVLGPITINGKTGHHIPPLMVKEGEWIKVRLKHELGSEHPMHLHGHLFKVLTKSGKPLTGSPIYADSILLFKGDEYEIAFHANNPGLWMTHCHNLGHAAAGMTMMVNYEGVYTPYRVGTKSGNIPD
- a CDS encoding ATP-binding protein, producing MTIRRKLFLAMAAIIVAMSVVFILLTQFVVKATLEHIRIADRTYEIDSLSKLFTDYYRKSGGTWENVQQAPAIKKRDHESPADTSYLLMSTEQKPLYQRGTADVEQITKLGIRTPLQLNGKTIALMYYHDPEVANLSIIQLGIGSSVSVLLLASSIVFTILSLLAAYWLSKRLTKPIRLLIPAIKSLGKGEFGIQAPIISKDEYATVARAFNDMSQQLQRAEDVRRNFVADVAHELRTPITILRGKLDLVQQSGRSIDPEMLLPLQDELIRLTRLVDDLYQLSLAEAKKLSIERKPTNVSPLLQRVIDRVSGDAQSKQIQIELDMETLSPTILIDPNRMTQVFMNLVINAVRYTRPGGSVTITVEYVPVHTGSADMLRVTVADTGPGIDAEHLPFIFNRFYRTDAARTRNSGGMGLGLAIAKEFVLAHNGTIEVESRFGQGTTFIIQLPITAE
- a CDS encoding DUF5957 family protein, translating into MKTISQTVLAIIGGFLGGFVLFELIVRTALRTLDSVPIALIGTLSMVIPFMGAVIAVWLIRRRRRS